The DNA window CCGTCTCTTCGACGTCCTCGGCTTCGCGTTCTTTTTCCTTGCTGGCCATTGGAGACTTTCGATTCCTGCGACTTTTCTGACTTGGAGGCGGTGGCCGTTTTGAGGCGGCTAGCCGCCCTTCTTGAGGCGGCAGGGGCAGAGAGGCTCGAACTCCCGACCTGCGGATTTGGAATCCGCTGCTCTACCAACTGAGCTATACCCCTGTGTTTTGCGCTCTATTTCGATTCGATGTGCAGCGTGTGGGCGTTGCAGGCGCTGCAGAATTTCTTGAGCTGCAGCATCTCAGCGCCTTCACGGCGGGCCTTGGTGCTCTTGTAATTTCGAGCTCCGCAGACCGAACAGGCGAGGACGATATTCGTCCTCGCCTTTTGGGTCTTTTTGGGGCCCGCCGCGCGGGCTGACATCACTCGACGATCTTGGTGACGACACCGGCGCCGACGGTGCGGCCGCCTTCACGAATA is part of the Polyangiaceae bacterium genome and encodes:
- the rpmG gene encoding 50S ribosomal protein L33, translated to MSARAAGPKKTQKARTNIVLACSVCGARNYKSTKARREGAEMLQLKKFCSACNAHTLHIESK